The genomic interval CTGTCAACAGGTAAAAATCTTCGTTGGAGCGGTGTAAACGGTCCGCCCTCATCTTGATCTGTTGCTCACTTTCTTCACCGCTGATATAAAGAGTGCTCACTCCGGTTAACTCCAACCCGCTTTGCAGAAAGAGGGTTGATTTTCCAATGCCTGGTTCACCGGCGATCAATACCAAACTTCCAGGTACGATGCCACCACCCAAAACGCGATTCAGTTCTTTATCGTTTGTGGCGATCCTCTTTTCTTCACCCGCTTGTACATCCTGTAAAGGAATGGTGCGTTGAATTCTTTTTCCTTCATGATAATCTTTCCAATCTTTGTCCTTTCCTTTAACTTCCTTTTGTACCACTTCTTCCACAAATGTGTTCCATTGTAAACAGGATGGGCATTGCCCTAACCACTTCACACTTTCATGTCCGCAGTTTTGACAAAAGAATGTTGATCTTGCCTTACTCATGCGCTAAAGATAACATGATGAAAAGTAAAACGAGTTGTAAAAACGGGATGTAAAAATGGATTTTCTACATGCAGAATGGAGGAAAAAAACAGAGAAAATTATACAAAGTAAAAAGGGCCGATCTGACGATCGACCCTTTTACTTACTAACCCATTAAATTCTGGTACTAAATTACAAATCTGCGGGGGATAACAAAATAAATTTTTGCTCCTGTTGATAACTTCAAAGCCCAAATTTGGCCCTAAAATCAGCCCTTAATTTTCTAAAATTTCCTTATAAATAAATGATATTTAATTCTTTACAAGTTATTATATATTCATATTGATTCACGCAATCCCACAGGAGAATTTTTTTTAATTTAATACACGAAGGATTTCGTATATGACATATCGGCGGGGGCTGTTTTTTGGGGTGACAAGGCTTCCGGGAAAGAGGTTTGGAGGGAGATTTGATGCCTTATTTTATTAAAAAAGAGATATGACACCGAGTATCATGTTGGTTTCGATTTTATTCATTGGACTGAGCCTCGTCGTTTCGATGATTTTGCGTGGAAAGTTCAAGACTTATGGCAAGATTCCTTTGTCGAATGGGCTGACCGGACGCCAGGTGGCGGAGAAGATGTTGAAGGAGAATGGGATCTATGACGTGCAGGTCACATCCGTTCAGGGATTTTTGAGTGATCACTACAATCCGGTAAACAAAACCGTGAATTTGAGTCCAGAAGTATATAACAGTTCCTCCATAGCTGCAGCAGCTGTGGCGGCGCACGAGTGCGGGCACGCGGTACAACATGCTCAGGCTTATGCCTGGTTGACCATGCGGAGCAAACTGGTTCCGGCTGTTCAGTTCAGTTCGGGTATAATTAATATAGCACTCCTGGTGGGTGTGGCCCTGGCCCTGGCCGGTATGCCGGTTTTTCTTCTGATTGCCATTGGTTTACTGGCAGTTACGGTAGTTTTCTCGCTGATCACGCTCCCGGTTGAGTTTGACGCCAGCCGCCGGGCCCTGGCCTGGTTGAACGGTACCAATGTGGCCAATGCCGTGGAATACCCCAAGGCAAAAGACGCATTGAATTGGGCGGCAATGACTTATGTAGTAGCAGCGCTGGCCGCTGTGGTCAACCTGCTGCAGTATATCATGTTGTTTCTCAATAGCCGAGACCGTAGTTAAGGAATTCCAAAATATTGATCAAAGGCAATTTTTTTGTTTGAATGGCCGTGCAGCAGGTTGCACGGCCATTTGTCTTAGGATATTTATATATTTTATTTATTTTTATCCTGTACCCGCCCAGATTGACTGCCTTAACGCTTTTTTTTATTATAACCAAACTACCAAACAACATGAGAAAACTCCTGACTCTGATGGTGGCTTTTTGTGCTACCGTTTCGGTCTTTGCCCAGGGTGTCGTTAAGGGCAAGGTAACCGATGACAAGGGGGCCCCTGTTCCGGGTGCTTCCGTGATTATCCAGGGTACCCAAACTGGTACCAGTACTTCAAACGATGGAACTTTTGAATTGAACATTCCTTCAGCCTCTACGGTGCTGGAGATCTCTGCCGTAACTTTTGGTACCCAGACATTGAATGTCAGGGCCGGGCAGACCGTTAGTATTTCCCTGGTAAATGAGTCTAAATTACTGGATGATGTTATCGTTACCGGTGTAGCGGGAGCTACAACCCGGAA from Chitinophagales bacterium carries:
- a CDS encoding zinc metallopeptidase gives rise to the protein MTPSIMLVSILFIGLSLVVSMILRGKFKTYGKIPLSNGLTGRQVAEKMLKENGIYDVQVTSVQGFLSDHYNPVNKTVNLSPEVYNSSSIAAAAVAAHECGHAVQHAQAYAWLTMRSKLVPAVQFSSGIINIALLVGVALALAGMPVFLLIAIGLLAVTVVFSLITLPVEFDASRRALAWLNGTNVANAVEYPKAKDALNWAAMTYVVAALAAVVNLLQYIMLFLNSRDRS